In Carya illinoinensis cultivar Pawnee chromosome 10, C.illinoinensisPawnee_v1, whole genome shotgun sequence, one DNA window encodes the following:
- the LOC122278853 gene encoding probable LRR receptor-like serine/threonine-protein kinase At3g47570, with the protein MANPTSFIFLLSLMLLLLQSYLFSFANAEILNVTTDKSALLALKAHVSSKDPHHVLISNWSSHTPICTWVGVTCGSKHLRVRALNLSYMDLVGTIPPHIGNLSFLVSLSIENNSFHGSLPNELSRLYRLKFLSFRYNEFSGEIPPWMGLLNKLQLLFLDDNNFEGSIPQSLSNISSLQLIDLSYNQLSGSIPSSLFKMPTLQAISLCSNKLSGLITSLDFNASSLQYIHLGGNELSGGLPMFDHLPNLQFLSVSRNHFSGVLPEIGNLTMLRELFLYENNFEGTIASSSLFECKDLQKLDLRGNNFTGRILSNIGNLTMLAYLYLNNNNFEGDEDSMMQTMTLATLGYMAPEYGLGGVVSTRGDVYSYGILLIETFTRKKPTDDMFAEEMSLKRWVNEALPISTIDIVDSSLLENERCSIALEECISSILGLALDCCAESPEQRTNMKMVLATLKKIKTKSLRDVERTLT; encoded by the exons ATGGCGAACCCAACTTCTTTCATCTTCCTCCTTTCTCTGATGCTGCTTTTGCTACAATCTTACCTATTTAGCTTTGCTAATGCAGAAATTCTAAACGTTACCACCGATAAATCTGCTCTTCTTGCATTGAAAGCTCACGTTTCTTCTAAGGACCCTCACCATGTTTTGATAAGCAACTGGTCCTCCCACACTCCTATTTGCACTTGGGTCGGTGTTACCTGTGGTTCTAAACATCTCCGAGTCAGAGCATTAAACCTTTCCTACATGGACCTTGTAGGTACCATTCCTCCGCACATTGGAAATCTTTCGTTCCTTGTTAGTCTAAGCATAGAAAACAACAGTTTTCATGGTTCATTGCCAAATGAATTGTCTCGTCTTTATCGGTTGAAATTCCTATCCTTCCGTTATAATGAATTCAGCGGAGAAATCCCACCATGGATGGGTTTGCTAAACAAACTTCAACTATTGTTTCTCGATGATAACAATTTCGAAGGCAGTATTCCACAGTCTCTATCTAATATATCTTCATTACAACTGATTGATCTTTCATATAACCAGCTTTCAGGCTCCATACCTTCTTCTTTATTCAAGATGCCTACCTTGCAAGCAATTTCCCTCTGCTCAAATAAGCTTTCAGGTCTAATAACCTCCCTTGACTTCAATGCGTCTTCACTGCAATACATTCACCTTGGTGGTAACGAGTTATCTGGTGGACTACCAATGTTTGATCATCTTCCCAACTTACAATTTCTTTCTGTCTCCCGTAACCATTTCTCTGGTGTACTCCCAGAAATAGGCAACTTAACCATGCTTAGAGAATTATTCCTTTATGAGAACAACTTTGAAG GTACCATCGCATCCAGCTCCCTGTTCGAGTGCAAAGACCTACAAAAGTTAGATTTGCGTGGAAATAACTTCACGGGAAGAATACTCTCGAACATAGGAAACTTAACCATGCTTGCTTACTTATATCTTAATAACAATAACTTCGAAG GTGATGAGGATTCTATGATGCAGACCATGACTCTTGCTACTTTGGGGTATATGGCACcag AGTATGGATTAGGAGGAGTTGTTTCTACAAGAGGGGATGTGTATAGTTATGGCATTCTACTCATTGAGacttttacaagaaaaaaaCCTACAGATGATATGTTTGCAGAAGAAATGAGTTTGAAGCGCTGGGTAAATGAAGCATTGCCCATCTCAACAATTGATATTGTTGATTCCAGTTTGTTGGAAAACGAAAGATGTTCTATTGCCTTGGAGGAGTGCATATCTTCAATTTTGGGATTGGCTTTAGATTGTTGTGCAGAGTCGCCCGAACAAAGAACTAACATGAAAATGGTTTTAGCCACGCTAAAGAAGATCAAAACAAAGTCTTTAAGAGATGTCGAAAGGACATTGACATGA